CCTCGAGGCGGTGCGGGCGGCTGCAGATATCGTGATTGACACGAGTGATATGGCGACGTCTGTTCTGAAGAAGGAACTGACCAGCCGGTTTGAGGCACACGCAGGGCGGATGCCGGTGCACGTCGTCTCATTTGGCTTTAAGTACGGGGTGCCGGTGGATGCAGACATGGTGTTCGATGTGCGCTTTCTGCCGAACCCGCACTATATCGACGAATTGCGCCCGTTTACTGGGGAGGATGAGCCGGTCTACGACTACGTCATGCAGTGGCCGGCCACGCAGCAATTTATCGCGAAGGCCGAGGAGATGTTGGACTTTCTTCTGCCCGAATACCAACGAGAGGGCAAAAGCCATCTAGTGATTGGTATCGGCTGCACAGGGGGGAAACATCGCTCTGTGGCGATTGCTCGGCACGTGGCCGAACACCTCAGGCAGAAGGCGGACGTAGAGCTCTCGCACCGAGATAAGGGTCGGGAGGGGTAGAGCATGCGGCAGTGGTGGTTACTCGCCTGGACGATTGCGTGTTTCGGAGTTGGCATCCTGGCGGGTGTCCTGCGACTCGCGCGACTGCCGTATGGCACAGCCTTAGGAATGCTTGTACTGTTTGCCGCTATTGTGTTACTTGCATTTGGCTGGTGGCGCGATATGCGCGAAAGCCGTCGCCAAGCCAAATGGGCCGAGCGGCGACTGAAAATTGTCGCGCTGGGCGGCGGTACAGGGTTATCGACCATTCTTCGGGGACTTAAGGAGTTCCAGGTAGATCTTACAGCGGTCGTCACGGTGGCCGACGATGGCGGGAGTTCCGGTCGTCTGCGCAACGATTTTGCCATGCCTCCGCCTGGCGATATTCGCAACTGTCTCGTGGCAATGGCCGACACCGAGCCGTTGCTGGAGCGACTTTTGCAGTTTCGGTTTCCGTCAGGAGAAGGGCTAGAAGGCCACAGCTTTGGGAATCTGTTTTTAGCGGCGATGACGCATATCATGGGCGATTTCGAGTCGGCGATTCGCGAGACGAGTAGAGTTCTCGCGGTGCGTGGGCAAGTGTTGCCGGCGGTTCGGGACGATGTTCGCTTGCGCGCCTACTTGACCAATGGGACGGTCGTCGAAGGGGAGTCGAACATTCCGGAGGCGGGTGGTCAGATTGAGCGACTCGAATTGGTGGCAGATAAGCTGGAGCCACTTCCAGAGGTTTTGCGCGCCATCGAGTCTGCTGATGCCATCGTCATCGGACCGGGAAGTTTGTTTACGAGTATTCTCCCGAACCTGTTAGTTCCAGGGATTGTCGAGGCGGTCCGAGCGAGTAGCGCCAGA
Above is a genomic segment from Alicyclobacillus acidoterrestris containing:
- the rapZ gene encoding RNase adapter RapZ, producing the protein MTVRLETVILTGMSGAGKSVAMQALEDIGFFCVDNLPPALMPRLLDMAEHASGSLSKVAFACDLRGGALFEPLLTTVEELRSRKDMDTTLVFLDANEATLVRRYKESRRRHPLSPTARLTESITQERIALEAVRAAADIVIDTSDMATSVLKKELTSRFEAHAGRMPVHVVSFGFKYGVPVDADMVFDVRFLPNPHYIDELRPFTGEDEPVYDYVMQWPATQQFIAKAEEMLDFLLPEYQREGKSHLVIGIGCTGGKHRSVAIARHVAEHLRQKADVELSHRDKGREG
- a CDS encoding gluconeogenesis factor YvcK family protein encodes the protein MRQWWLLAWTIACFGVGILAGVLRLARLPYGTALGMLVLFAAIVLLAFGWWRDMRESRRQAKWAERRLKIVALGGGTGLSTILRGLKEFQVDLTAVVTVADDGGSSGRLRNDFAMPPPGDIRNCLVAMADTEPLLERLLQFRFPSGEGLEGHSFGNLFLAAMTHIMGDFESAIRETSRVLAVRGQVLPAVRDDVRLRAYLTNGTVVEGESNIPEAGGQIERLELVADKLEPLPEVLRAIESADAIVIGPGSLFTSILPNLLVPGIVEAVRASSARKIYVCNVMTQPGETDELSASSHVKAIYRHVGDALFDYVLVNAAPLPEEALQQYQSQQSYPVRVDIEELNRMGLKVVARDFVHYATYARHDSRKVAEQIVSLLGYERDKRRG